From a single Couchioplanes caeruleus genomic region:
- a CDS encoding Mrp/NBP35 family ATP-binding protein, giving the protein MSAPAPTIEEAVQAALATVDDPEIRRPITELGMVKGFTVAGSKVTVELLLTVAGCPLRDKLTTDITAAVTKIPGIDTVDIDFGVMSEEQRKALQATLRGGGQSAEPVIPFAQPGSKTRVYAVASGKGGVGKSSVTVNLAAALAQRGLSVGVIDADIYGHSVPRMLGVDGRPTRVEDMIMPPQSHGVKVISIGMFTAGNAAVVWRGPMLHRALQQFLADVFWGDLDVLLLDLPPGTGDVAISLAQLLPNAEILVVTTPQTAAAEVAERAGAIAMQTHQRLIGVVENMSWLELPDGTRMEVFGAGGGQTVADSLTKTVGASVPLLGQIPLDTRVREAGDAGTPIVLADPSAPAAAALSAVADRLAVRRESLVGKPLGLMVNARR; this is encoded by the coding sequence ATGTCAGCACCCGCGCCCACCATCGAGGAAGCCGTCCAGGCGGCCCTCGCCACGGTCGACGACCCCGAGATCCGCCGCCCGATCACCGAGCTCGGCATGGTCAAGGGTTTCACCGTCGCCGGCAGCAAGGTCACCGTCGAACTTCTGCTGACGGTCGCCGGCTGTCCGCTGCGGGACAAGCTGACCACCGACATCACCGCCGCGGTGACGAAGATCCCCGGCATCGACACGGTGGACATCGACTTCGGCGTGATGAGCGAGGAGCAGCGCAAGGCCCTGCAGGCCACGCTGCGCGGCGGCGGCCAGAGCGCCGAGCCGGTCATCCCGTTCGCGCAGCCCGGCTCCAAGACCCGGGTGTACGCGGTGGCCAGCGGCAAGGGCGGCGTCGGCAAGTCCAGCGTCACGGTGAACCTGGCCGCGGCCCTCGCCCAGCGCGGCCTGTCGGTCGGCGTGATCGACGCGGACATCTACGGCCACTCGGTGCCCCGCATGCTCGGCGTCGACGGCCGGCCCACCCGCGTCGAAGACATGATCATGCCGCCGCAGTCGCACGGCGTGAAGGTCATCTCGATCGGCATGTTCACCGCGGGCAACGCAGCCGTCGTCTGGCGGGGCCCCATGCTGCACCGCGCGCTGCAGCAGTTCCTCGCCGACGTCTTCTGGGGCGACCTGGACGTGCTGCTGCTGGACCTGCCCCCGGGCACCGGCGACGTGGCGATCTCCCTGGCCCAGCTTCTGCCGAACGCCGAGATCCTGGTCGTCACCACCCCGCAGACGGCGGCCGCCGAGGTGGCCGAACGGGCCGGCGCGATCGCCATGCAGACCCACCAGCGCCTCATCGGCGTCGTCGAGAACATGTCCTGGCTCGAGCTCCCGGACGGCACCCGCATGGAGGTCTTCGGCGCGGGCGGTGGCCAGACGGTCGCCGACTCGCTCACCAAGACCGTCGGCGCCTCGGTCCCGCTGCTGGGCCAGATCCCCCTCGACACCCGCGTACGCGAAGCCGGCGACGCGGGCACCCCGATCGTCCTGGCCGACCCTTCCGCTCCGGCCGCGGCAGCTCTCTCCGCTGTCGCCGACCGCCTGGCTGTTCGCCGGGAGTCCCTGGTCGGCAAGCCCCTGGGGTTGATGGTCAACGCTCGGCGTTGA
- a CDS encoding DUF1003 domain-containing protein: protein MTDLRSKRVERLDQPVEPGRVRLPRFDPEAFGQWSENIARYMGTAKFIVYMTVVIAAWFAWNTLAPAGLRFDPYTFTFLTLILSLQASYAAPLILLAQNRQADRDRLAMEEDRRRAAMQKADTEYLAREIAALRIALGEVATRDFLRSELSRLADELDEAAHRRQKRERKEWEEEHS from the coding sequence ATGACCGACCTGCGCAGCAAGCGGGTCGAGCGGCTCGACCAGCCCGTCGAGCCCGGGCGCGTCCGGCTGCCCCGCTTCGACCCGGAGGCGTTCGGCCAGTGGTCGGAGAACATCGCCCGCTACATGGGTACGGCGAAGTTCATCGTCTACATGACCGTGGTCATCGCGGCGTGGTTCGCGTGGAACACCCTGGCGCCCGCCGGCCTGCGCTTCGACCCGTACACGTTCACGTTCCTGACGTTGATCCTGTCTCTGCAGGCCTCGTACGCCGCTCCGCTGATCCTGCTCGCACAGAACCGGCAGGCCGACCGCGACCGCCTCGCCATGGAGGAGGACCGCCGGCGGGCGGCCATGCAGAAGGCGGACACGGAGTATCTGGCCCGTGAGATCGCCGCCCTGCGCATCGCTCTCGGCGAGGTCGCGACCCGCGACTTCCTGCGCTCGGAACTGAGCCGGCTGGCCGACGAACTGGACGAGGCGGCACACCGGCGGCAGAAGCGGGAACGCAAGGAGTGGGAAGAAGAGCACTCCTGA
- a CDS encoding magnesium transporter MgtE N-terminal domain-containing protein, protein MTMGTRVYLARLAALPVFDPNGDRVGRVRDAVVRLRTTNRPPQVVGLVAEMALRRRIFLPIGRVTSMDAEAVVLSTGTLNLRRFEKRPNELLVLEDLLDRRVTIEPEDRSGPGQAGTVVDLGMELNRNNEWLITRVAVREHTGRLARRGHTYQVEYDRVSGLVGPTDTQGSANLVALLEQMRPADMANALQDLSDARRNEVAAALSDRTLADVLEELPEHDQVEILVRLDRERAADVLERMDPDDAADLLAELPKAEQTILLDLMEPEEAAPVRQLMSYTPGTAGSVMTSEPVILTPDATVAEALARIREPELSPVVAAQVFVARAPSATPSGKYLGMVHFQRLLREPPSAILGGLIETDIHPLQPETNLTEITRRMATYDMVAMPVVDSSYRLVGAVTVDDVLDHALPRDWRDRDVQDVEPAGLLPGVER, encoded by the coding sequence GTGACCATGGGGACGAGGGTTTATCTGGCGCGGCTCGCCGCTCTGCCGGTGTTCGACCCCAACGGCGACCGTGTCGGGCGGGTGCGCGACGCGGTCGTGCGGCTGCGGACGACGAACCGGCCGCCGCAGGTCGTGGGGCTGGTGGCCGAGATGGCGCTGCGGCGACGCATCTTCCTGCCGATCGGGCGGGTCACCTCGATGGACGCCGAGGCGGTCGTGCTCAGCACCGGCACGCTGAACCTGCGCCGGTTCGAGAAGCGCCCCAACGAGCTGCTCGTGCTGGAGGACCTGCTGGACCGCCGGGTCACCATCGAGCCCGAGGACCGCAGCGGGCCCGGGCAGGCCGGCACGGTCGTCGACCTGGGCATGGAGCTCAACCGGAACAACGAGTGGCTGATCACCCGGGTCGCCGTCCGGGAGCACACCGGCCGCCTCGCCCGGCGCGGGCACACGTACCAGGTCGAGTACGACCGGGTCAGCGGGCTGGTCGGGCCCACCGACACCCAGGGCAGCGCCAACCTGGTGGCACTGCTGGAGCAGATGCGGCCCGCCGACATGGCGAACGCCCTGCAGGACCTGTCCGACGCGCGCCGTAACGAGGTGGCGGCGGCGCTGAGCGACCGTACGCTCGCCGACGTGCTCGAGGAGCTGCCCGAGCACGACCAGGTGGAGATCCTCGTCCGGCTGGACCGGGAACGGGCCGCGGACGTGCTCGAGCGGATGGACCCGGACGACGCCGCCGACCTCCTCGCCGAGCTGCCCAAGGCGGAGCAGACGATCCTGCTCGACCTGATGGAGCCCGAGGAGGCCGCCCCGGTCCGGCAGCTGATGAGCTACACGCCGGGCACGGCCGGTTCGGTGATGACCTCCGAGCCGGTGATCCTGACCCCGGACGCCACGGTCGCCGAGGCCCTGGCCCGCATCCGGGAACCCGAGCTCTCCCCGGTCGTGGCCGCGCAGGTGTTCGTGGCGCGGGCGCCGTCCGCGACGCCCAGCGGCAAGTACCTCGGCATGGTGCACTTCCAGCGGCTCCTGCGCGAACCACCGTCGGCGATCCTGGGCGGCCTCATCGAGACCGACATCCACCCGCTGCAACCCGAGACGAACCTCACAGAGATCACCCGCCGGATGGCGACGTACGACATGGTGGCGATGCCGGTGGTGGACAGCTCGTACCGGCTGGTCGGGGCGGTCACGGTCGACGACGTCCTCGACCACGCCCTGCCCCGCGACTGGCGTGACCGCGACGTCCAGGACGTCGAGCCCGCCGGCCTCCTGCCCGGAGTCGAGCGATGA
- a CDS encoding PhzF family phenazine biosynthesis protein — protein sequence MSTVAYEIVDVFTDRPFAGNPLAVVFGAEALAGDQMQALAREFNLSETVFVLPPTDIEATYRARIFTPETELPFAGHPSVGAAVTSVRRGLAAYGRLVQECGAGLLPVEVTDAGSATLTGGTPTLGAPLEPAALLELTGLAADDYAGGSATPSTAGCGLEFAYLPVQRRALDRARADAARAATAGVSQVSVFAWDADTRTAWARVFCPGVSVPEDPATGSAALGLGVWLVANGWLPGDETSAYTVHQGLEMHRPSLLECTVTASGGEATSATVSGHVVPVARGEISVPPFVG from the coding sequence ATGTCTACCGTGGCGTACGAGATCGTGGACGTGTTCACCGACCGCCCCTTCGCCGGCAACCCGCTCGCGGTGGTCTTCGGGGCGGAGGCCCTCGCCGGGGACCAGATGCAGGCGCTGGCCCGCGAGTTCAACCTCTCGGAGACGGTGTTCGTGCTGCCGCCGACCGACATCGAGGCCACCTACCGAGCGCGGATCTTCACCCCGGAGACGGAGCTGCCGTTCGCCGGTCACCCGAGCGTCGGCGCGGCGGTGACTTCGGTACGCCGGGGACTGGCGGCGTACGGCCGGCTCGTGCAGGAGTGCGGGGCGGGGCTGCTGCCCGTCGAGGTCACGGACGCGGGGTCGGCGACGCTGACCGGCGGTACGCCCACGCTCGGCGCCCCGCTGGAGCCGGCGGCCCTGCTGGAGCTGACCGGCCTCGCGGCGGACGACTACGCGGGCGGGTCGGCCACCCCGTCGACGGCCGGGTGCGGCTTGGAGTTCGCCTACCTGCCGGTGCAGCGGCGGGCCCTGGACCGCGCGCGGGCGGATGCGGCGCGAGCGGCGACGGCGGGCGTTTCCCAGGTCAGCGTGTTCGCGTGGGACGCCGACACGCGTACGGCCTGGGCGCGCGTGTTCTGCCCGGGTGTCTCGGTGCCGGAGGACCCGGCCACCGGCTCGGCGGCGCTGGGGCTGGGCGTGTGGCTGGTGGCGAACGGCTGGCTGCCCGGCGACGAGACCTCGGCGTACACGGTGCACCAGGGGCTGGAGATGCACCGGCCGTCGCTGCTCGAGTGCACCGTGACCGCGTCGGGCGGCGAGGCCACGTCGGCGACCGTGTCCGGCCACGTGGTCCCGGTGGCGAGGGGCGAGATCTCCGTGCCGCCCTTCGTGGGATAG
- a CDS encoding HAD family hydrolase, translating into MPAYQAVLFDFFGTLTRSVKRGPQHAEIARALGCDPDAVLNVLDRTFQVRARGQFGSAEATLRWVTEQAGGSPRPAQLRAAVPARVDALRADTELRADAESVLTAVKSRGLRTALISDCTHELPAFLPSMPIAPLLDVNVFSVEVGRCKPDPLIYLEACWRLRVAPEDCLYVGDGGSRELTGAAAVGMTPVRLAAPDLADHLVFNRDDDFAGLSVPSLSAVVDLLDRVPALT; encoded by the coding sequence ATGCCCGCGTACCAAGCGGTGCTGTTCGACTTCTTCGGCACGCTCACCCGGTCCGTCAAGCGCGGGCCGCAACACGCCGAGATCGCCCGGGCCCTCGGCTGCGACCCGGACGCCGTGCTGAACGTGCTGGACCGCACCTTCCAGGTCCGGGCCCGGGGCCAGTTCGGCTCCGCGGAGGCCACCCTACGGTGGGTCACCGAGCAGGCCGGAGGCAGCCCGCGACCTGCGCAACTGCGGGCCGCCGTACCCGCCCGGGTCGATGCGCTGCGCGCCGACACCGAGCTGCGCGCCGACGCTGAGAGCGTTCTCACCGCCGTCAAGAGCCGCGGCCTGCGCACGGCGCTGATCAGCGACTGCACCCATGAGCTGCCGGCCTTCCTGCCGAGCATGCCGATCGCGCCGCTGCTCGACGTCAACGTGTTCTCGGTCGAGGTGGGCCGGTGCAAGCCGGACCCGCTGATCTACCTGGAGGCGTGCTGGCGGCTGCGAGTCGCACCCGAGGACTGCCTGTACGTGGGCGACGGTGGCAGCCGCGAGCTCACCGGCGCGGCCGCGGTGGGCATGACGCCGGTCCGGCTGGCCGCTCCCGACCTGGCCGACCACCTCGTCTTCAACCGCGACGACGACTTCGCCGGCCTGAGCGTGCCGTCGCTGTCCGCGGTCGTCGATCTGCTGGACCGCGTCCCTGCCCTGACATGA
- a CDS encoding DMT family transporter — protein MNTRSTPALLTIAALTVAVLAVSSSAPLIAFAAAPALAIAFWRNSLAFAALTPISAGPRRAEVRTLLSADGMYCVLAGLALALHFSTWMPSVQLGSVATATALVATQPVWQGLIAVAVGGRSAAPSRTAWIGIVLAVAGVAWATGVDIGVSAQAVLADVLALIGAMAAAVYTAFGERARRRLSTTTYTWSCYGTCAAVLLVVCLIGGVRLTGYDGRTWAAILALVVGAQLLGHSMFNYALHHVSATTVSVLILLEVPGAALLAWAWLGQVPRAEALPGLAVLVAGVAVVILGGARRRNGRPASASLAEAADPERA, from the coding sequence ATGAATACGCGCTCAACACCCGCATTGCTCACCATCGCGGCGCTGACCGTGGCGGTCCTGGCGGTGTCCTCGTCGGCCCCGCTGATCGCCTTCGCGGCCGCTCCGGCCCTGGCCATCGCGTTCTGGCGCAACAGCCTGGCGTTCGCCGCGCTGACCCCGATCAGCGCCGGCCCGCGCCGCGCCGAGGTCCGTACGCTGCTCAGCGCCGACGGCATGTACTGCGTCCTCGCCGGCCTGGCCCTGGCCCTGCACTTCTCCACCTGGATGCCGAGCGTCCAGCTCGGCTCGGTGGCGACCGCCACGGCGCTCGTCGCGACCCAGCCGGTGTGGCAGGGCCTGATCGCCGTCGCCGTGGGCGGCCGCAGCGCAGCGCCGTCCCGGACCGCCTGGATCGGCATCGTGCTGGCCGTCGCAGGCGTCGCCTGGGCCACCGGCGTGGACATCGGGGTGTCCGCCCAGGCGGTCCTCGCCGACGTGCTCGCCCTCATCGGCGCGATGGCCGCGGCCGTCTACACCGCGTTCGGGGAACGGGCCCGCAGACGGCTCAGCACGACGACATACACCTGGAGCTGCTACGGGACCTGCGCGGCGGTGCTGCTGGTGGTCTGCCTCATCGGCGGCGTACGCCTCACCGGCTACGACGGCCGTACGTGGGCGGCGATCCTGGCTCTCGTGGTGGGAGCCCAGCTGCTCGGGCACTCGATGTTCAACTATGCGCTGCACCATGTGTCGGCCACGACGGTCAGCGTGCTGATCCTGCTGGAGGTGCCGGGGGCGGCGCTGCTGGCCTGGGCATGGCTGGGGCAGGTGCCGCGCGCCGAGGCGTTGCCGGGGCTCGCGGTGCTGGTGGCGGGGGTTGCGGTGGTGATCCTCGGCGGCGCCCGCAGGCGGAACGGCCGCCCGGCGAGCGCGTCGCTGGCCGAGGCCGCTGATCCGGAGCGGGCCTGA
- a CDS encoding DUF4190 domain-containing protein produces MTYPPTSGPDGTYLPPPDPPVQPYQPPDLQPHPSYPPAHDPYAAQAPAPFPYAPPPVPYAAAPQPYDYGYAGSPYGYQAAPRPTEGLAIASLVVSCASIAGLCGWGVGGLLGVLGAIFGHVARRRIRRSGANGAGMALAGIIIGWIVTGVALLLGAVLVIAIISDNSTSTF; encoded by the coding sequence GTGACCTACCCACCGACGTCCGGTCCGGACGGCACCTACCTGCCGCCGCCGGATCCGCCCGTGCAGCCGTACCAGCCGCCCGACCTGCAGCCGCATCCGTCGTACCCGCCGGCTCACGACCCTTACGCGGCCCAGGCGCCGGCTCCTTTTCCGTACGCTCCGCCGCCGGTTCCGTACGCTGCGGCGCCGCAGCCGTACGACTACGGGTACGCCGGCAGCCCGTACGGATATCAGGCGGCCCCGCGACCCACCGAGGGCCTCGCGATCGCCTCGCTGGTCGTCTCCTGCGCCTCGATCGCCGGGCTGTGCGGCTGGGGTGTCGGCGGCCTGCTCGGCGTGCTCGGGGCGATCTTCGGGCATGTCGCGCGCCGGCGGATCCGGCGGTCCGGGGCGAACGGCGCCGGGATGGCGCTGGCCGGCATCATCATCGGCTGGATCGTCACGGGCGTCGCACTGCTCCTGGGTGCGGTTCTGGTGATCGCCATCATCTCGGACAATTCGACCAGCACGTTCTGA
- a CDS encoding SDR family NAD(P)-dependent oxidoreductase, which yields MVFDARSASGSRSRRDATRPAAGRRPRSATSAADSEPAASSFEDPGTEAEEAPVTLRLDGKVALVTGAGSPDGIGYATARRLRDLGARVAIVSTTRRIHERATELGVTGFVADLTDEAEVGALADAIADQLGDVEVLVNNAGLASRTSPEVLRPVAQLTYDEWRAEIDRNLSTAFLCSRAFVGGMSEQGWGRIVNLAATAGPINALPTEAAYAAAKAGVVGLTRALAMELVADGINVNCVAPGTIYTAASTVTEIKQGLGTPIGRPGTPDEVAAAIAFLCSPAASYITGQMLVVDGGNSVREAEFR from the coding sequence ATGGTCTTCGACGCCCGTTCCGCGAGTGGCAGCCGGTCGAGGCGGGACGCGACGCGTCCCGCGGCCGGACGCCGGCCCCGGTCCGCCACTTCCGCCGCCGACTCCGAGCCGGCCGCGTCGTCGTTCGAGGACCCCGGCACGGAAGCGGAGGAGGCCCCCGTGACGCTGCGCCTGGATGGCAAGGTCGCCCTGGTGACGGGCGCGGGCAGCCCGGACGGCATCGGGTACGCGACGGCTCGACGCCTGCGCGACCTCGGCGCCCGGGTGGCGATCGTGTCCACCACCCGTCGCATCCACGAACGGGCGACCGAGCTGGGCGTGACCGGCTTCGTCGCGGACCTGACCGACGAGGCGGAGGTGGGCGCCCTCGCGGACGCGATCGCCGACCAGCTCGGCGACGTCGAGGTCCTGGTCAACAACGCGGGCCTGGCGAGCCGCACCAGCCCGGAGGTCCTCCGCCCGGTCGCCCAACTGACGTACGACGAATGGCGAGCGGAGATCGACCGCAACCTGAGCACCGCGTTCCTGTGCAGCCGAGCGTTCGTGGGCGGCATGTCGGAACAGGGCTGGGGCCGCATCGTCAACCTCGCCGCGACCGCCGGCCCGATCAACGCCCTCCCGACCGAAGCGGCGTACGCGGCCGCGAAGGCGGGCGTGGTCGGCCTGACCCGCGCCCTGGCCATGGAGCTCGTGGCGGACGGCATCAACGTCAACTGCGTCGCGCCGGGCACGATCTACACGGCGGCGTCCACGGTCACAGAGATCAAGCAGGGTCTCGGTACGCCGATCGGCCGCCCGGGCACCCCCGACGAGGTGGCAGCGGCGATCGCGTTCCTGTGCTCGCCGGCGGCCTCGTACATCACGGGCCAGATGCTGGTGGTGGACGGCGGCAACAGCGTCCGCGAGGCCGAATTCCGCTGA
- a CDS encoding DUF4190 domain-containing protein, whose translation MTYPPPGGTPDPYQPQQPYGQQPSYDPNSPYSQDPYATPASGAPSSGQPYGQQSPYGAPSSGQPYGQQQYGQPGYGQPYAQPPYAQMPAPTNTMAILSLVFAFVFAPAGIVMGHVAKKQIRSTGESGDGLATAGLWLSYIITSVYLLICAFYIVVVIFAIGSSSTSTY comes from the coding sequence ATGACTTACCCGCCGCCCGGTGGCACGCCGGACCCATATCAGCCCCAGCAGCCCTACGGGCAGCAGCCGTCCTACGACCCCAACTCGCCGTACTCGCAGGATCCGTATGCGACTCCGGCCAGCGGGGCGCCGTCGAGTGGGCAGCCGTACGGGCAGCAGTCGCCGTACGGGGCACCGTCGAGTGGGCAGCCGTACGGGCAGCAGCAGTACGGGCAGCCCGGCTACGGTCAGCCGTACGCGCAGCCGCCGTACGCGCAGATGCCCGCGCCGACCAACACCATGGCGATCCTCAGCCTGGTGTTCGCCTTCGTGTTCGCGCCCGCCGGCATCGTGATGGGGCACGTGGCGAAGAAGCAGATCCGCAGCACCGGCGAGTCCGGGGACGGGCTGGCGACGGCGGGGCTCTGGCTCAGCTACATCATCACCAGCGTGTACCTGCTGATCTGCGCGTTCTACATCGTGGTCGTGATCTTCGCGATCGGGTCGAGCAGCACGTCGACGTACTGA
- a CDS encoding CoA-binding protein, translating into MRSAQQILAEANVIAVVGASRDPSKPAHSVPLQMLRHGWTIIPVNPFVDEVFGVKTVPTLADLPEPVDLVDIFRPAADAVEIVRQAAAIDAPAVWLQTGIVSAEARRIATEAGMDYVEDRCLAVERAVGNLTKLT; encoded by the coding sequence ATGAGGAGTGCTCAGCAGATCCTGGCCGAAGCGAACGTCATTGCCGTCGTCGGCGCTTCTCGTGATCCTTCCAAGCCGGCGCACTCCGTACCGCTGCAGATGCTCCGGCACGGCTGGACGATCATCCCGGTCAACCCGTTCGTGGACGAGGTGTTCGGGGTGAAGACGGTGCCTACGCTGGCCGACCTGCCCGAGCCGGTCGACCTGGTCGACATCTTCCGACCCGCTGCCGACGCCGTGGAGATTGTGCGCCAAGCCGCGGCGATCGACGCGCCGGCGGTCTGGCTGCAGACCGGCATCGTCTCGGCCGAAGCGCGGCGCATCGCCACCGAGGCGGGCATGGACTACGTCGAGGACCGCTGCCTGGCCGTGGAGCGGGCCGTCGGCAACCTCACGAAGCTGACCTGA
- a CDS encoding intein-containing Rv2578c family radical SAM protein: MRWSHLSTPVDDDSLLDAPPAASPLPLAVPGATVRTFDTPGFAGMTFYEIRAKSIINRVPGASRVPFEWTINPYRGCSHACSYCLSGDTPILLANGSTRPLSQLKVGDAVLGTMGAGTHRRYVTTTVLDHWSTSKRAYRVTLADGTRLVASGDHRFLTDRGWRHVSPAEPHLPALAVGDRMSGVGHFADPPKESPDYQAGYICGLVRGDSGAAPSSGPREGDAWIRADAYLDDVPMDQALRWPDMPTGSWYRGFLAGAYGSIGSADRLAVIFTSRDRGFLDRVTEALTHLGLPSRRPPHPQLGGAHSVEITRDLWAALRFRHLTGVSEAPLDAAGIGVRSDAQLTVADIEDLGLTLPLYDITTGTGDFIADGVVSHNCFARNTHTYLDMDAGHDFDSKVVVKVNAGELVRRELAAPRWTGDHVAMGTNVDVYQRAEGRYRLMPQILAALRDFANPFSILTKGTLILRDLKLLEQAASVTRVGLSVSVGFVDENMWRAVEPGTPSPRRRLDAVRRLTDAGFAVSVLMAPILPGLTDTDESIDETVAAIAASGATSVTPLALHLRPGAREWYASWLTREHPALAPRYRELYRGGSYLPQSFQNEITARVRLAARRHGLHRARPGEARSVPATQTVDEPVSQQLTLL; the protein is encoded by the coding sequence ATGCGATGGTCACACCTGTCGACGCCGGTCGACGACGACTCGCTCCTGGACGCACCGCCAGCGGCCTCACCCCTGCCGCTGGCGGTGCCCGGGGCGACCGTCCGCACGTTCGACACCCCCGGCTTCGCGGGCATGACGTTCTACGAGATCCGGGCCAAGTCGATCATCAACCGGGTCCCCGGCGCCTCCCGCGTGCCGTTCGAGTGGACCATCAATCCTTACCGGGGCTGCTCGCACGCCTGCTCCTACTGCCTCAGCGGCGACACCCCGATCCTGCTCGCCAACGGCTCGACGCGGCCCCTGTCGCAGCTCAAGGTGGGCGACGCGGTGCTCGGCACGATGGGGGCCGGCACGCATCGGCGGTACGTGACGACGACCGTGCTCGACCACTGGTCCACATCGAAGCGGGCGTACCGCGTGACGCTGGCGGACGGCACCCGCCTCGTGGCGAGCGGGGACCACCGGTTCCTCACCGACCGCGGCTGGCGGCACGTCAGCCCGGCCGAGCCGCACCTGCCCGCCCTCGCCGTCGGCGACAGGATGTCCGGCGTCGGGCACTTCGCTGACCCGCCGAAGGAGTCACCGGACTACCAGGCCGGCTACATCTGCGGGCTGGTCCGTGGCGACTCCGGAGCAGCCCCGTCGTCCGGCCCCCGTGAGGGCGATGCGTGGATCAGGGCGGACGCCTATCTCGACGACGTGCCCATGGACCAGGCGCTGCGCTGGCCGGACATGCCGACCGGCAGCTGGTATCGCGGCTTCCTCGCGGGAGCGTACGGATCGATCGGGTCGGCGGACCGCCTGGCGGTCATCTTCACCAGCCGTGACCGCGGCTTCCTCGACCGGGTGACGGAGGCACTGACGCACCTCGGCCTGCCCAGCCGCCGGCCGCCGCACCCCCAGCTCGGCGGCGCGCACTCGGTCGAGATCACCCGGGACCTGTGGGCCGCGCTGCGGTTCCGGCACCTGACCGGCGTCAGCGAGGCGCCCCTCGACGCCGCCGGCATCGGGGTGCGCAGCGATGCCCAGCTCACCGTCGCGGACATCGAGGACTTGGGCCTCACCCTCCCGCTGTACGACATCACCACCGGCACCGGGGACTTCATCGCCGACGGGGTGGTCAGCCACAACTGCTTCGCCCGCAACACGCACACGTACCTCGACATGGACGCCGGGCACGACTTCGACTCCAAGGTGGTCGTCAAGGTCAACGCCGGCGAGCTGGTCCGGCGGGAGCTGGCCGCGCCCCGGTGGACCGGCGACCACGTCGCCATGGGCACCAACGTGGACGTCTACCAGCGGGCCGAGGGCCGCTACCGGCTGATGCCCCAGATCCTGGCGGCGCTGCGCGACTTCGCCAACCCGTTCTCCATCCTGACCAAGGGAACGCTGATCCTGCGCGACCTGAAGCTGCTCGAACAGGCGGCATCCGTCACCCGGGTCGGCCTGTCGGTCTCCGTGGGCTTCGTGGACGAGAACATGTGGCGCGCGGTCGAGCCGGGCACGCCGAGCCCGCGCCGCCGCCTGGACGCCGTACGCCGGCTGACGGACGCGGGGTTCGCGGTCAGCGTGCTGATGGCTCCGATCCTGCCGGGCCTGACCGACACGGACGAGTCCATCGACGAGACCGTCGCCGCGATCGCCGCATCCGGCGCGACGAGTGTGACGCCCCTGGCGCTGCACCTGCGCCCCGGCGCCCGCGAGTGGTACGCGTCCTGGCTGACCCGCGAGCACCCGGCGTTGGCGCCGCGGTATCGGGAGTTGTATCGAGGCGGCTCCTACCTGCCACAGTCCTTCCAGAACGAGATCACTGCACGGGTACGGCTGGCGGCGCGCCGGCACGGGCTGCACCGGGCGAGGCCGGGCGAGGCTCGGAGCGTTCCGGCGACGCAGACCGTCGACGAACCGGTCTCGCAGCAGCTGACGTTGCTGTGA
- the trxA gene encoding thioredoxin — protein MATVALTTENFDEVTGKDGIVLVDFWASWCGPCVRFAPTYERSSEKHPDITFGKVDTEAQQELAAKFDIRSIPTIMAVRDGVIVFSQPGALPESALESLIDQVEKLDMDDVRKQLAAHNH, from the coding sequence ATGGCGACCGTTGCGCTGACCACAGAGAATTTCGATGAGGTGACCGGCAAGGACGGCATCGTGCTGGTCGACTTCTGGGCCAGCTGGTGCGGCCCGTGCGTGCGCTTCGCCCCGACGTACGAGCGCTCGTCGGAGAAGCACCCGGACATCACCTTCGGCAAGGTCGACACCGAGGCCCAGCAGGAGCTCGCCGCGAAGTTCGACATCCGTTCCATCCCGACGATCATGGCAGTGCGGGACGGCGTCATCGTCTTCTCGCAGCCGGGCGCCCTCCCCGAATCGGCGCTCGAGTCTCTGATCGACCAGGTCGAGAAGCTCGACATGGACGACGTGCGCAAGCAGCTCGCCGCGCACAACCACTGA